The following is a genomic window from Onthophagus taurus isolate NC chromosome 1, IU_Otau_3.0, whole genome shotgun sequence.
AGTGATCTAAAACTGTgtctaattttttgtttatatttttgaataccAACTGTTCACTATGAAGAATGCAGTgggtttttattatatttttatgcgATAATTGCCCAATTTGTGTAACTACACCTGTGTTTTTTCCTAAAATCGCCACTGCTCCATCCGTACATTTATTCCAAGGAATGTCTTCAGACTCAATGTATAAATTTATGGCATCAAAAACTTCATAAGATGTAGTATAGGATTGTAGTTTTAAGGTGCATAATAATGCACCTTATAATTCTTCTTTCATGTCCTCCAACTCAAAATCAATACAACTTACACCTGCTATCAATAACTGTAAGGCATAATATGGTGAATCTTGCAATTTATCAATTAGTTGTAATTCCAGGTTATTTGAAATGCTAAGTATTCGTCTGCTTACTGTTTCAGCAGACATaagaatattattaatttgcaCAGCATATTCTGCTCCAAACATTTCTTAACAAACTTCTTTGAAACCTGGTTTTGCACTTCTCCTATATTACACGCATTTTTGGTCTTAGCAATATGCAATGCTACTGAATAACAACATTTCAAGTATTTCTTATCTGTTCCAACATATTTAGTCAAACTTGATTTATTCATGTTCAATTctttaagttttcttttaaaaaattctgatGGTCTGTCTTTTTTTGAACTTGAAAAAGGATGGTTTAAGGTGCAGAAAAGTGGAAAGAAATCAGCTTTCGTAGTggtgtatttaatatttcactatccataaaaacaacgaagaTATCGGCTTGTAAATTAGGTAGAAAAACAaggatatatatatatatattaaccCCTTAATTTGCATGTATTTGCAAAATAATTGGTCATTAAGGGGTTAagacataaaaagaaatttaatagtatttaaatttttagataacaaatttatttggtCTCGAAAAATGTCCACCTGCTCCACCTAcaaaaaggcgaataagggTGTTATCGTTGTTTGACGGAATCGGAAGCGGATTAACATCTCTtatcaatttgaaaatatcaatagAAGAATATTATACAAGCGAAATAGATGTAGATAGTATTGACGTCGTTGAGAAAAATTACCCATCTGGAACAACACTTCTAGGCGACATTCTATCTCTAAATCAAAATCAACTAAAATCTATATTACCCATAGATTTATTAATGGGTGGATCACCATGTAACGATTTAAGTCGTGCAAACCCAAATAGACGCGGGTTATGGGATTCCGACGGAACTGgaatattatttttcgaaTTCTTTAGAATTTTATCCTTCATAAAATTACACAACGAAGGAAGACATCTGTTTTGGCtgtttgaaaatgttacttCGATGAGTCCAGAATCGAAACAAATTATTACGAGATTTTTGGAATGCGAACCCATGATAATCGATGCGGGTTGGGTTACCCCAATGCGAAGACCAAGACTTTTTTGGGGAAATTTGCCGAGTATTGCTCACCAAGAGATTATAGATGATGGACCACTTTTGCAGTCCGTTTTATTACCTGGAAGAACAGCGAATGTTGATAAATTGCAAACTGTTACAACAAAGTCGAATTCTCTATTACAAGGTtagctttttaattttcattaaatacaattaatattttttaaattaatttaggtcCAAAATGTAAATTACCAGTTATAGACAAAAATGGACAAGAAGATTATTTACACATAACTGAATTAGAAGCGGTTTTTGGTTTTCCAAGAAATTATACagatataaataacttttcgtttAGCAAACGACTAAAGTTAATAGGAAAAGCATGGAGTGTCCCTGTTATAATGATGTTGTTAAGTTGtttaaaagattattatgCAGCTTGTGATCATTAATGTTGTTTGATAACTAACATagatttagttattttttattattatgattttagtCTTAATgagttgttaaaattttagattgttttaacaggtttttaaaaatttttaaaataaaaatattctacgtgaaatttttagatttatttgtatGTTATTGAATGTCCCGAAGAATGCTCAGTTGAATGTTCTTCAactataaaattgaaaaacctCAACTCCCGCAGCTTCTTCCTACAACAAGGCCTTCCACTAGGATTCATCCTGGACACATATACGTTGCTCTACGCCGATGGCACAACCTTGGTATCGCATAATCCGGACATTTATACTTCAGTTCGGAAACTTCAGTCGCTTATTGATGTCGCGGAAATCTGGTTTCAGAAATGAAACCCATCGAAAACTTAGTTTTTTGTTCCTTTCTCTCAATTCATGCTCCTTCTCCAGTAATAACAATCAAATCGTTCACCATACCTCCCACATCAAACCGCAAATATCTTGGAATAACCCTTGACAGAACCCTTAAATTCTCTGCTCACGTCATCAAAGTAAAGATGAAAGTCAAGAACCGCGGCAACCACTTTAAATCCCTAACATTGAGAGGTCACGGATTATCAACTGAATACATACATTTATAACTCGCTATGCAGACCAATCATCGCATATGCATCAATTATCCTTCATGACACGCCAAGTGATTCTAACTACCACCTAGAAGTTGCAGAAAGAGAACTTTTCTACAGCCTTACCAAAATTACTCCTATCTGCTCCCGCCTATAAGTTTTCTCCACTAAAGTTGCCAAAAATTTTCCATCAAACACCATTTGTTTATTAGTTCTGTATCACACCACACCTCCAACAGTAACCATTTAACACTCTACCATAGAATATTTCGAAACGGAGAAGACTGATGGCTAATACAACAATGTCACTAACCTCGGGCAGAAAAATCAAGGTCAATAGCCCTATTTCTGCaaatgtataaattttttaagggatgtatttgaatgtttttgtaaGATTTTTTGTTATGTACGGAAGTAAAATTTGTTCTCTCTTAACAATCATGGGTATTTAACGTTACCATCATTTGTTATCAGGTTCAATATTTCTTGATGACTTGAATTTAGAGATTTCTACTTTTTTGTTGTCGCACGTGAATAATGGTAACAATATTTGCTTCTATCTTCAATGAAAAAGgtcattttatcaaaaaaccaACCCCACGAAAAAAGTACAAGAAAAAAGGTTCGAATTCTAAATAAGGTTCTAAATAAACATCACGGTTTATCACCGTATCTTTATACCTGCTTTTAACACGTTCGCCGAGACAAATTTTGCGTTATACTTTCTTAATGGCCATTGAGATTTTTCGGAATTGTTCTAAATGCTAACAAATACTACATAAAATCTAgtcacaataaattcatcTAACTGAGATGTTAAGTTTTTGAaccaaataaattgaattacaGCTTGGTAAATTTATCTTGACCGGTAAAGGTCAGATGCGTCGTAGCAGTCGCTTCTGTGTTATATTTCACGGAATGAAGATCGTATACAGTactcaacaaaattattagtGTATATATTgcattgaggtcttatatataatctagagtgcgtatgCTGTTGCCCCCACCACGCCTAAAATGAAGCCAGAAAGGTCGCCATGTTAAATGTACCAACTTAGAGGGAAATTCGAAATTCTTATATATTCTTATGcaagaatttacattattataaactggaaagacagaaaatgataaccaaaacaaaacattaattttttattgataaataattattaattatataatattttaaaagaacttaataatttttagccaTAACCCTTATACTTAAcataaactaagaagaaaatatttaaagcaattcCGATCACGTTAATCTCtgcttataaataattgttagtttattttaaaaaaactgaacagtccttaataataaactttacttgaaCTTCAATTGAAGACCTCGGTGCAAGAAGGGAGTAGCTCCATTTATCAAGAGAAGGAGTTGTCCCCTTCTTATAACGAGGTCTTCAATTGTTATTCCAAGTCAAgtaaccagaaacattttatggactgTTGTAAATAATCGTCCAAcctaccaaattataaaaaacatatgtgaaacgaaaagaattcgaaaactttcatcaaaaatcaaattttaataaaaataacaagatgtttatgagaattgtgaggttataattgtagGTACAATAGAGACTTGAAACTATAGCTAAGTTCAGGTCGGTACATCCAACATGTCTGACTTTCTGATTACCCCCACCAGCACCACATATGctctctagattatatataagacctcaatgatatattgtaaaaattttgatgaaaaataagattaaaatgAAAGGTAAGAAACCCTTCTAGATTCTGATAAAGTATACTTCACAGTAACACAATAACAGTAATTACACTGATCgacaaaaattaacttttagtTTGTCTTTATTTTGACTCCTTAAGGTGGAAAACACGTGTAgaatacatatatttttttatgacagGAACTTGACTGagactttatttaaaattaaatttaaaaatatgtttcttaaaactaaaagttaagATTTTGTGGAGTATTTGACTTGAGGCTGTCACAAGTGTCCATCACAAATCTGCCAACAAACGAGGACTCCATTTACACTGGTATCGTTTTTCTATGCAGGAAATATGATAGAACTTTTTTCCATGTTCGTCGATAACGGCTTCTAAGTGTGAAGACGAAATGGGAGTATAGAAAGTGTATTTTGAAAGATATATTGTAGTGGCGCTACGTACAGGCGAAGCAGGTAGCCGCCTGTAGCGGCCAAAATTAGGGGCCACCGAAACCACGTTCCTCTCAGGCATAAAAAACTGATATTAATCACGTATTCTTACACTAACTGAATTACATTTGCCATTTAGAGGAAAATCTGATGTActctttgaaaaaaataacggaGTGCTTTCGAAATATTGAATGTAGGTTTATATGATCCAATCCTTAAAGAACATCTACGACCTATAACGTAAGATGTTCATTCGTAACAGGTTCATTATCTtagtaaaaatacaaaatgaattAGTAAATTTATTGACACAAATGACTAGAAGGAAAATTATAGAAATGGCAAAAaagtcgattttttttctgtaatcaTGGAAACAAGTCCCGATATCAGCCACAAAGAACTACTTACATTAATAATTCGATTTGTCAACACCGAATCAAAGAATACGTATTTGATGACAGAACATTTTATTGAAGTAACTGACATTACTGGAGTCGGTCTGGCATCTATATTTTTAGACACAATAAAAGTACTAGGTTTAAACATTTACAACTGTATAGGACAGGGCTACGACAGTGGAGCCAATATGAAAGGTAAGAATAACggactacaaaaatatatttcaaatataaatcCGAGAGCGTTATTTATTCCTTGCTGCTGTTACTCTATTAATCTTGTTTTAAATGATGTTGCAGAATCAAATATgaaatatttgtattatagTATGAaatggttatttttttttgaataatacaaagcttgtataatttttttctgcatCCCCTTATAGATGGTCTATTCTTGTCAAACATCtgattaatttaacattaaaacctGTATGTTCTACGAGATGGGAAAGTAGGATAAATGCGATCAAGCCCGTTATATTTTTGTCCCGTCACTTTTTGGTAATGTGAGTTTTTGCTGGGTTCTCATGGAAATAATACTAAAGTGGAAGCAAGCAATATATTAGAGAAGTTAAATTATCAGGCCATATGCATTacaataatttggtataaatagcaatgtaacaaatttttaataaatttatatttgttagtTTGTAGTTTGCAACttgttcaataaataaatagaaataaatcaaaGTGCATTTTTGAaaggacacttttttaaaatttttattttggcaaggGCGGCCAAATCCATTTTCGACTGTAGCGGTCGCCAAATCTCTGAGAactaaatatctttttagttcttCGTCACGGCGACGAAAACGACACACCTTAATATCTGGTGTGTCGTTTTCGAGTCTTTCATTCCAGATCCTAATAGTTCACACAGTTTTTAGACAATTTAAGTTGCGAACCAAATCGTTAAGATCAGCTTGAGTTAGCAAAATGAGGTTCTTTACTATCAGATACATAGGTTGAATTATGAATTTCATCTGCAATTGCACTACATGAAGGCAAATCGATGGCATTATTTGTCTGATTTGGTATTGCAGGTATAGGTAAATTAGCAATATAAGGGTGTGGTCGTGTTGCAGAACGTACATTTGTATATTTCACAGTATGTTTTGACGCCACATTTATCCCATTTATATCTCAGGCACAAGTAGCAATCAGATACGTAGTCTACAGGCTCTCTCcaaataaataagattttttacgCATGTCATATACCATATATCAGGTGCCCAATCCTTATCTTGATAAGCCAGAAAAGCCAAAATAATCACGATATAACACTCCGTTCCCAGTTTTGTGATATTTTCTTGTGAACCTTTTTTGTTCGCCAGATCGGTGAAATTTCATCATTAGCTTTTGAAAGTTACTTCACCACATCATAGAAAAACTGTAAGATGATTGATACATTTCCTTCGCATATTGAGAAACTAGCAACGATTTAAATGTACATATGTATGTATGATTTAAGTAGAATTAGCggaaaatacgaaaaataatttttgtaattcgctacggtaatggaagctataacagtactcaaacgggtgctgtaatgagactccttacagcatccgatgctgtaatgagattttagtaacattttatggaaccagttcaagttggtgacattgggtcattaatttttctagttgtcaatgtgacaatttttgtctatggatgtttaaacacgttcttagcatcgaatacaaagtccataatgatgaggacattgactctgagcaatttctcttattttgggaggtgtacatcaaacatttttttcaggtgaatatattttgtgttttgacagtttctaattgtcaattcaaagtttctattttcaagtgttccggtgttaccaactgctacatacctatttccctacattgccaaaatttactttatttttgttaaaaaaaagtataataacgcgaattacaaaaaatagcataaaaacacgtttcagaagacttaaagcactcattcattaaaaaactcgtggcttcgccactcgtttttcaacttgaattcgtgcatttcaagcgtgtcttacgaaacttgttttttaatatactattgtgTTTTCTAATGAGGTTATGTAGTAAAGTAATAATTAGCATTCAGAATCCCTGTAGCAAATAACTCGTCGAtcaatgttattaaatttaatttctcgGAGAAAagttacacatttttttaaaacatcttaAAACCTAttccataaaattaaaagtatttatggttaagtaaaaaataataacttaccGCCTATGTTGAAATGTatataacaatttataaataaaaaaaggaaaaaataggTAATGaagataaataagaaaaatgtcCACCACATGACAATTACGTGGTAGGTAAATGATGTTTCGAACCATAAAGGGTAGGTACTCGCATAAACCCAACAATTTACtaatcaattttctttatcgTGATTTGAAGCGGTattcttataaaaaagaaaaagaaaaaattcctCCTGACAAACGACACGTTACACCTAGGACACCTCATCTTTTATACAAACTTTCGTGACTTGAAAAGCTCGCCTTCGATTTATAATGCACACGAGTTGAAGAAGATCTAACAAAGTCTCAGTGATTTCCCAAACATTATACAGAGAAGGTCTCTGTATTAtattgattacaaaaattttttaatgatgttGAAGATTTTATCTgtgtttaatttcattaatctaatttttggagaaaatcttcattttggtatgtaaataattatttagacctaaaagtttatttattaaattctatttattttttttatttaaacctaAACGTATTCTTATAAtctaattttaacttaaaatataatagggtttttaaaaataaaatcttaaatatAATTTCAGTCTtacttaacttaatttttatttaattttaacgatcGAGTAATTGAACGgtatcacaaatatatcttC
Proteins encoded in this region:
- the LOC111416504 gene encoding DNA (cytosine-5)-methyltransferase 3A-like, producing MNREWAFGTFVWAKMNKKFWPGIVVNPKDISFEDIKDNSSLIFWFGEHSVSPITNSNIIDFCENFNDKCKTYGASKSWISAVVEALKIIGESNDVYVNEKELISWAKLNIKSVRRNNSDIPHFVKEKLLSLFFDKEDQGNANYTKKRKSLGVKQIIERYRSNETDSLEICMGCYSKEITNNHPIFHGKICNTCTIHIKERYYIIGTDQIKYCCVICSCLGKVAVCDRPGCRFVYCFTCIDEFASYGAREEILRNQNWHCFICDNTSKLRGTLLLRENWKQNITNLFGLEKCPPAPPTKRRIRVLSLFDGIGSGLTSLINLKISIEEYYTSEIDVDSIDVVEKNYPSGTTLLGDILSLNQNQLKSILPIDLLMGGSPCNDLSRANPNRRGLWDSDGTGILFFEFFRILSFIKLHNEGRHLFWLFENVTSMSPESKQIITRFLECEPMIIDAGWVTPMRRPRLFWGNLPSIAHQEIIDDGPLLQSVLLPGRTANVDKLQTVTTKSNSLLQGPKCKLPVIDKNGQEDYLHITELEAVFGFPRNYTDINNFSFSKRLKLIGKAWSVPVIMMLLSCLKDYYAACDH